In one window of Macrobrachium nipponense isolate FS-2020 chromosome 2, ASM1510439v2, whole genome shotgun sequence DNA:
- the LOC135220782 gene encoding uncharacterized protein LOC135220782, protein MKILVVSLVLVAAVAAFPQNGRFVVTYDNSLERGVPDMSLEWIPSGAAEGIASTRSQKVEDLRRILNSGLMDRSDEFVLRTILNNPEKYSHLQYYVNHSGEVKFIHSASPVNNFGQADAVGGVQAVKK, encoded by the exons ATGAAGATCCTCGTC GTCTCCCTGGTGCTTGTGGCAGCTGTCGCGGCCTTCCCCCAAAACGGGAGATTCGTCGTCACCTACGA CAACTCTCTGGAACGCGGTGTGCCGGATATGTCTCTGGAGTGGATACCGTCAG GTGCTGCCGAAGGG ATCGCCAGCACCAGGTCTCAGAAGGTTGAAGACCTGAGGCGCATCCTCAACTCTGGCCTGATGGACCGTTCGGACGAGTTCGTCCTCAGGACGATCCTGAACAACCCAGAGAAGTACAGCCACCTGCAGTACTACGTCAATCACTCGGGCGAAGTGAAGTTCATCCACTCTGCCTCTCCGGTCAACAACTTCGGTCAAGCAGATGCCGTCGGTGGTGTACAGGCAGTGAAGAAGTAA
- the LOC135220781 gene encoding uncharacterized protein LOC135220781, whose amino-acid sequence MKNKLCKAFAFFSSLAMTLIPSIVFPQEEEQPIDDLIPYPEVTYSNPKSDLIQLAWLFRGEGSKRIERVDVWATDSELKIFTCENDNYMNGICTISGLSGDTTYNLTVRGCSSIGCGKPGILYVTTSSPTRIDFSTICVIFIALLIFAFVTFNHDLVVEVSRPCWSSVMRRIRRRRTPAPDMSSPKNTVELRELESNNRTTSFPSMENEPHYDDDAEEICEPATPRDRATDNEDLNEQITQLTDCQDSKNIE is encoded by the exons ATGAAGAATAAATTATGTAAGGCGTTCGCTTTCTTCTCCTCCTTAGCAATGA CCCTGATTCCTTCCATCGTCTTTCCACAAGAAGAAGAGCAACCAATCGATGATTTGATCCCTTACCCAGAGGTAACTTATAGCAACCCAAAGAGTGATCTAATCCAACTTGCCTGGCTCTTTCGAGGAGAAGGTTCGAAGAGGATTGAGAGAGTGGACGTCTGGGCAACAGATTCAGAACTTAAAATTTTCACCTGCgaaaatgataattatatgaACGGCATCTGCACT atctCTGGGCTGTCGGGAGACACCACGTACAACTTAACAGTGCGTGGATGCAGCAGCATAGGTTGTGGAAAACCGGGCATTCTGTACGTCACCACCTCTTCGCCGACCCGGATCGACTTTAGCACCATCTGCGTCATTTTCATCGCACTGCTTATCTTCGCCTTCGTGACATTCAACCATGATTTGGTCGTCGAGGTATCAAG ACCTTGTTGGTCATCTGTTATGAGGAGAATAAGAAGGCGGCGCACTCCGGCTCCTGATATGTCTTCTCCTAAAAACACGGTAGAACTGAGAG aactGGAGTCAAATAACAGGACCACATCCTTCCCTTCCATGGAAAAT GAACCACACTATGATGACGATGCGGAGGAAATATGTGAACCGGCTACACCGAGAGATCGTGCGACCGACAACGAAGACTTAAATGAACAGATTACACAACTCACTGATTGCCAAGACAGCAAGAATATCGAGTGA